The Thermus sp. LT1-2-5 genomic sequence TGCCCCCCCATCCCGTCCGCCACCACGAAGGCGCCGCCCCAAGGGGTGAGGGCGTGGCCCACGGCGTCCTCGTTCTTGGGGCGCTTGCGGCCGGGGTGGGTTTCCAGGGCAAAGGAGAGCTCCGGCACGGGGGGATTTTACCGCATAACCTTGACGCATACCGCATAGGGCGGTATCTTAAAGGTAAGCCCGGGCCCCAAAAGCCCGGCGGTTTTGTTTTGGGAGGGCGCCATGCGCTTTGAAAAGATCGCCCCCTACACCTACCGCATCCCCAAACAGGGCAAGATGCGGGTGGACGCCGTCTTCTTTGCCTCGGAGGAGATCCTCAAGGACCTGGAGGGGGAAAACTACGCCTCCTTGCAGCAGCTTATGAACGTGGCCACCCTGCCCGGCATCGTGGAGCCAGCTTTGGCCATGCCCGACATCCACTGGGGCTACGGCTTCCCCATCGGCGGGGTGGCGGCCTTTGACCCGGAGGAGGGCGGGGTGGTGAGCCCGGGTGGGGTAGGGTTTGACATCAACTGCCTTCCCGCAGGAACCCGCATCCTGGCCCATGACCGCTACACTCGGCCCATAGAGGAACTCGCCCAAGAGCGGGATCCCCTTTTGGTGGCCTGGCGCTTAGGGGAGCGCCCCGAGGCGGCGCGCGCCCTTTTCCTCCTTTCCCGGGAAGGGGAGGAGCTGGTGCGCCTCCGCACCGAAGGGGGCTTTGTCCTCGAGGCCACCCCCGACCACCCGGTCTACACGCCCGCAGGGATGCGCCCTGCGGGCGAACTGCGGCCGGGCGACCTGGTGGCGGTGCACCCCTTCCGGGGGCTCCCGTACGAACCGCCCCCTCCCTTGACCCTTGTGGGGGAGGAGGTGGCGGAGGCTTGGGCTAAGGAGCTGGGCTTTCCCCGGGCCCTTTCGGAGCTCCGGGCGCGGGGGCTTCTCCCCCTTAAGGCGGACCACCCCCACCTGCCGGCCCTTTTGCGCTTGATGGGGTACGCCCTGGGGGGTGGGACCCTGTACCGCTCTGGGGGAAGGGCCTACCTCCTCCTCTACGGGGAAAGGGAAGGTCTCCTGGAGGCCAAGGCCGATCTGGAGCGTCTGGGCTTCCGGGCGGGGGGGCCTTATCTGCGCCGGCGCCACCCCGGCTCCCGGGGCCGGGCCTTTTCCAGGGAGGAGGCTAGGCTTAAGGTATCCTCTCGCGCCCTCTTTCTCCTCCTCCGCGCCCTCGGGCTTCCCGAGGGGGCCAAGCGGGGGCCTGGGCTTCCCCTCTGGCTTTTTGCCCTTCCCTCGTGGCTTAAGGCCAACTTCCTGGCGGGGCTTTTCGGGGCGGGGCTCTCTGCGCCCAGGGCGGTGAGGGGCCATGGCCACACCCTCATGCCCCCACTCCTCTCCCATTCCGGGCGTGGAAGCGCCCTGGAGGAGGGGCGCGCGTTCATGCAGGACCTCGCCCGGCTGGTTGCCTCCTTGGGGTTGGAGGTGCAGGACCTGCGGGAAGAGGCGGATTGGGAGGGGCCAAAGGACCCTTCCCCCCGCTTCGAGCTCCTCCTCCGGTCCACCCCGGAAAACCTGGCCCGGCTTTACGAGGAAGTAGGCTACGCCTACGCCCCCACCAAGGCCCGGCTAGCCTTTCTGGCCGCCTTTTACCTTCGGAAGAAGGAGGCCTACCTGGCTGGGCGGGGGGCCCTGGCCGAGAAGGCTTGGGCGCTGCGCCGGGCGGGCTATTCGGTGGAGGCCATCGCCCCCGGGCCTGGGGCCTTCCGCCGCTTCGCGGAGCCCACCCATTACGAGGAGCGCCCTTCCCTCCCTCTCCAAGGCTTTCCCACCTTCCCCGAGTTCGTGGCGGTTTCCGAGGGCATGCTCTTTGACCCGGTGGTGGCCGTGGAGCGGGTACCCCATGGGGGAAGGGTTTACGACCTTTCCATGGCCCATCCGGACCACAACTTTGTGGCCGAAGGGTTCGTGGTTTCCAACTGCGGGGTCCGCCTTTTGGCTTCCCACCTCACCCTGGAAGACCTCCTTCCCCGCCAGCGGGAGCTCGCCGACGTCCTTTACCGCCTCATCCCCTCGGGGGTGGGGAGCGAACGGCGGGACGTGCGCTTCAGCAAGCGGGAGCTCAAGGAGATCCTGAAGGAGGGGGCAGGGTGGCTGGTGAAGCGGGGGTTCGGCTACCCCGAGGACGTGCGCTTCATCGAGTCTGAGGGCCGCCTGCCCTGGGCCAACCCCGACAAGGTTTCGGAAAGGGCCTTTGAGCGGGGGGCTCCCCAGATTGGCACCCTGGGAAGCGGAAACCACTTCCTGGAGGTGCAGTACGTGGACGAGGTGTACGACCTCGAGGCCGCGGAGGCCTACGGGCTCTTTAGGGGCCAGATCACCGTTCTCATCCACACGGGAAGCCGGGGCCTGGGCCACCAGGTCTGCCAGGACTACGTGGAGCGCTTCCTCAAGGTGGCCCCTCGCTACGAGATCGAGCTGGTGGACAAGCAGCTGGCGGCGGCCCCCATCAAGAGCCCGGAGGGCCAAGACTACCTCCAGGCCATGGCCGCCGCCGCTAACTTCGCCTTCGCCAACCGCCAGCTCATCGCCCACTTCGTGCGGGAGGCCTTTGAGGCGGTGGGTTTTACCCCCCGGGACCACGGCCTGAGGGTCCTTTACGACCTGGCCCACAACAACGCCAAGTTTGAGGAGCACCGGGGGCGGCGGGTCCTGGTCCACCGCAAGGGAGCCACCCGGGCCTTTGGCCCCGGCAACCCCGAGATCCCCCCGGAGTACCGCCAGGTGGGCCAGCCCGTCCTGGTGCCGGGGGACATGGGCCGCTACTCCTACGTCCTGGCGGGCACGGCCAAGGCCATGGAGGTTTCCTTCGGCTCCAGCTGCCACGGGGCGGGGCGGAAGATGAGCCGCCACCAGGCCAAGCGGGTGGCCCGGGAGCGCAACCTGGTGAAGGAGCTGGCGGAACGGGGCATCCTGGTGCGGGCCGCCACCCGGGCCACGGTGGACGAGGAGATGCCCGAGGCCTACAAGGACGTCTCCCTGGTGGTGGAGGCGGTGGAGGGGGCGGGGATCGGCAAGAAGGTGGCCCGGCTTCGGCCCCTCATCGTGGTGAAGGGGTAGCCATCCGCCTCTCAGAAACGCCTGGTTGGATGGAAGGATGAGGCGGCTAGCCCTTCTTCTTTTCCTGGGTCTAGCCCTGGGCCAGACCCTTCTTCCCGTTGGCCAGCTTGGCCTCACCTTCCGGGAAGAGGGGGGGGCCTGGGTGTACGAGGGGGGTGGGAAGCGCTGGGTGTACGTGCCCGGGGTGGGCTGGGCCGAGCCTTTGGGGGCGGACCTGCCCGCCCCGGAAGGGGAGAGGTTTCCCTTGGAAACCCTAAAGGCCCTGGGCTACTTCCGGGTGCCGGAGGCCGGGGTGCGCTTTGGGAACCAGGGGCGCGCCTTCCGGTTGGTCCTGGACCTTCCCGCCCCCTCTTCCCAAGGGCCCCAGGAGGGGACGGGGCGGGAAAGCGCAAGCCTCCTCCTTCCCTACTTGGCGCCCCAGGCTTTGGAGGTCCCTTGGCCTAAGGGCCTTTCCCCCTCGGTGCGGCTCCTTCCGGAGGGCACGGAGCTAACCCTTTCCGCCCCCGGTAAGCTCCTTCGCTATCGGCTTTTTTACCTGCAAAACCCGCCCCGCCTGGTCCTGGACCTCTATCCCTTGGCCCCGGAGGTGGAGGAGGTCTTGACCGTGGGGGTGCGCTACCGCGAGGCCTGGGCCTTCACCCCGGAGCCCCTAAGGCTTTACCTGGTGGAGGCGGAAGGGGGAAGGCTTCTGCCCGTGGGCACCCCGGGGAAAAGGGCCCTTCCCAAGGACCTGGCCCCGGGGGCCCTGGCCGTCCTGAACGGGGGCTACTTTGACCCCAAGACCGCCACCCCCATTGGGCTTTGGGTCCAGGACGGGGTCACGGTCTCCTATCCCTTCGGCCGCGCCGCCCTGATGTGGGACGCGTTCACCTTCTTCCTGGGCCTTCCCCGCTTTGAGGCTGTGGTGGCGGGGCCAAAGGGGGAGAGGGTGCGGGTGGGGGTGAACGCCTCGAGGGCCCGCTACACCGCCCACACCGTGCCGGGCCCCGTGGGGCGGGAAGGGGAGGAGGTGGCCCTGGTGCGGGGGGACCGGGTGGTGGCTCTCCTGCCCGCTCCCGCGGAGCTTCCCCCCGGGGTCTGGGCCCTCACCTATCCCCGGAATGCCCCGCCCTTTCCCTTGGGCCTGGGGGACCGCCTAAGCCTCTACGGGCGGCTAGACCCTCCCTTCCGCTACGCCCTGGAAGGGGGGCCCCTCCTTGTCCGGGAGGGCCAGTACGCCTTTGACCCGGCCCAGGAGAACTTCAAGGACCCAAGGCCCCTTTTGGCCGTGGCCCCCCAGGCGGCGGTGGCCTGGACCAAGGAGGGCAGGCTTTGGCTTGTGGTTTCCGAGCCCACCACCCCGGGGGTTCTGGCCCGGGCCCTTCTCGCCTTGGGGGCCTGGAACGCCCTCAGGATGGACGGGGGCGGCTCGGCCCAGCTTTGGGTGAAGGGGATGCTGCGAAGCCCTTACCCGGGGAGCCCCCGCCCCGTGGTGAGCGCCCTGGCCCTGTTTGCGCCATAATCCCCTTGTGGGCCCCGGGTTCCACCGCGCTTACGCCAGCCGCCTGGCCTGGCGCCACCGCCTCCTCTTGGCCCTGGGCCTCGCCCTCTTGGGCCTTTTCCACCCCCTGTTTGCCCTCCTTTCCCCCTTGGGTCTCCTCCTACCCAGCCGCCTTTGGGAGGGAAGGGCCCTAAGGGAGATCACCCGGGTAACCCTCGCTTACCCCACCGCCTTGGCCTACGGGGAGGAAAGGCTTTGGGCGGAGGTGAGGAAAGCCCCCCTAAGGCTTCCCCCCTTTCCCCATGGGCTTTTACTCCTCTACCTCCTGGCCTTGCTCTTGGCCCTTCTCCTCGCCGCCTGGCGGGCGGAAGGGGGTGCGGCCCCGTGGGCTTTGCCCAGCCTGGAGCGGCCCGCCCCGCCCCAAGGGACTTCCGGGGCAGAAGGGCAAGGGGAGGGTTCCCCAGCCCC encodes the following:
- a CDS encoding RtcB family protein → MLFDPVVAVERVPHGGRVYDLSMAHPDHNFVAEGFVVSNCGVRLLASHLTLEDLLPRQRELADVLYRLIPSGVGSERRDVRFSKRELKEILKEGAGWLVKRGFGYPEDVRFIESEGRLPWANPDKVSERAFERGAPQIGTLGSGNHFLEVQYVDEVYDLEAAEAYGLFRGQITVLIHTGSRGLGHQVCQDYVERFLKVAPRYEIELVDKQLAAAPIKSPEGQDYLQAMAAAANFAFANRQLIAHFVREAFEAVGFTPRDHGLRVLYDLAHNNAKFEEHRGRRVLVHRKGATRAFGPGNPEIPPEYRQVGQPVLVPGDMGRYSYVLAGTAKAMEVSFGSSCHGAGRKMSRHQAKRVARERNLVKELAERGILVRAATRATVDEEMPEAYKDVSLVVEAVEGAGIGKKVARLRPLIVVKG
- a CDS encoding phosphodiester glycosidase family protein, translating into MRRLALLLFLGLALGQTLLPVGQLGLTFREEGGAWVYEGGGKRWVYVPGVGWAEPLGADLPAPEGERFPLETLKALGYFRVPEAGVRFGNQGRAFRLVLDLPAPSSQGPQEGTGRESASLLLPYLAPQALEVPWPKGLSPSVRLLPEGTELTLSAPGKLLRYRLFYLQNPPRLVLDLYPLAPEVEEVLTVGVRYREAWAFTPEPLRLYLVEAEGGRLLPVGTPGKRALPKDLAPGALAVLNGGYFDPKTATPIGLWVQDGVTVSYPFGRAALMWDAFTFFLGLPRFEAVVAGPKGERVRVGVNASRARYTAHTVPGPVGREGEEVALVRGDRVVALLPAPAELPPGVWALTYPRNAPPFPLGLGDRLSLYGRLDPPFRYALEGGPLLVREGQYAFDPAQENFKDPRPLLAVAPQAAVAWTKEGRLWLVVSEPTTPGVLARALLALGAWNALRMDGGGSAQLWVKGMLRSPYPGSPRPVVSALALFAP